The following proteins come from a genomic window of Nostoc sp. TCL26-01:
- a CDS encoding PIN domain-containing protein has translation MMYLLDTDTLTHLYAGNPNVVERIKAIGDPEVGITIITKAEVLRGRIDYLLKAETGENLLKAQELLFRTEELLRQLLIIPISQAASDEFKRLRAVSKLRKIGQADLLIASITLVNRAILVTRNTRHFKQIPGVRIVNWVD, from the coding sequence ATGATGTATTTGCTTGATACTGACACGCTAACCCATCTCTATGCAGGAAACCCGAATGTAGTTGAGCGAATAAAGGCTATAGGAGATCCAGAGGTAGGAATTACCATCATTACCAAAGCCGAAGTATTACGTGGACGCATTGATTATCTTCTCAAAGCTGAAACAGGTGAAAATTTATTGAAAGCTCAAGAGCTTCTATTTCGTACAGAAGAATTATTGCGACAGCTTTTGATTATCCCAATTAGTCAAGCTGCATCAGATGAATTTAAACGTTTGCGTGCAGTTTCTAAACTACGCAAAATTGGACAAGCTGATTTACTAATTGCGAGTATTACACTAGTAAATCGAGCCATATTAGTAACGCGGAATACCCGCCATTTTAAACAAATACCTGGGGTGAGAATTGTAAATTGGGTTGACTGA
- a CDS encoding helix-turn-helix domain-containing protein: MEQVTLPDILTLEEVSEYLRLPREIVLRQALQGNLPGRKIENEWRFLKVAIDNWLCSQTSNSILLQQAGALADDDSLTKLRATIYQGRGRSEVDENFE, from the coding sequence ATGGAGCAAGTTACATTACCAGACATTCTCACCCTTGAAGAAGTTTCAGAATACTTACGCTTACCTAGGGAAATTGTTCTACGTCAAGCCTTACAAGGAAATCTTCCTGGTCGTAAGATTGAAAATGAATGGAGATTTTTAAAGGTAGCAATAGACAACTGGTTGTGTTCTCAGACTAGCAATTCTATCCTTCTTCAACAAGCAGGTGCTTTAGCTGATGATGATTCGTTGACAAAATTGAGAGCAACAATCTATCAGGGTAGGGGACGCTCCGAAGTCGATGAAAATTTTGAATAG
- a CDS encoding SDR family oxidoreductase — translation MSTAKKIAVVTGGNRGLGFEASRQLAKQGYKVILTSRDEATGKGAAEKLQAEGLDVISYSLDVTSESSSRNLAEFIRQQFGKLDVLINNAAIFIDAQAGSTSIFHTKIETLQQTIDTNVYGVLRVTQALVPLMKAQNYGRIVNVSSGAGQLTDMGSGMTTYRISKTALNALTRIFASELHGTNILVNSVCPGWVKTDMGGQDAPRTPEEGVETIVWLATLADGGATGGFFRDRLPIDW, via the coding sequence ATGAGTACAGCCAAGAAAATTGCAGTTGTCACAGGTGGAAATCGCGGTTTGGGTTTTGAGGCTTCACGCCAGTTGGCTAAACAAGGATATAAAGTTATTCTCACCAGCCGAGATGAGGCCACGGGTAAAGGTGCTGCTGAAAAATTACAAGCTGAAGGTTTAGATGTGATTTCCTATTCCCTAGATGTGACAAGCGAGTCAAGTAGTCGCAATTTAGCAGAGTTTATCCGTCAGCAGTTTGGTAAACTTGATGTTCTCATCAATAATGCTGCGATATTTATTGATGCTCAAGCAGGTAGCACCAGTATTTTTCACACTAAAATAGAGACTTTACAACAAACTATTGATACAAATGTTTATGGTGTCTTGCGCGTTACTCAAGCATTAGTTCCGCTAATGAAGGCACAAAATTATGGTCGCATTGTCAATGTTTCTTCTGGTGCAGGACAATTAACTGATATGGGGTCGGGAATGACTACATATCGCATTTCTAAAACAGCATTAAATGCCCTAACACGCATTTTTGCTAGTGAATTACACGGCACAAATATCTTAGTCAATTCTGTATGTCCTGGTTGGGTAAAAACTGACATGGGTGGACAAGATGCCCCACGCACTCCAGAGGAAGGTGTTGAGACAATCGTCTGGTTAGCAACTCTGGCTGATGGCGGTGCAACAGGAGGATTCTTCCGCGATCGCCTACCTATTGATTGGTAG
- a CDS encoding tRNA-(ms[2]io[6]A)-hydroxylase: protein MLISVLPTINALKQPTSDAWVEQAIANLDIILLDHSHCERKAAGVALNFMFRYPSNTKMVRELTAIAREELEHFELVNQWLEKRHIPLAPLPPPPYGAGLKAAVRPQEPERFLDSLLVTGLIEARSHERLGLLAIHCPEPELAKFYKGLMASEARHFGTYWVLADTYFDREIVSQRLNELAIVESELLENLHPEPRIHS, encoded by the coding sequence GTGCTTATTTCCGTGTTACCAACTATCAATGCACTAAAGCAACCAACTAGTGATGCTTGGGTAGAACAAGCGATCGCTAATTTAGATATCATCTTACTTGACCACTCCCACTGTGAGCGTAAAGCGGCGGGTGTAGCATTAAATTTTATGTTTCGCTATCCTTCTAATACTAAAATGGTCAGGGAATTAACAGCGATCGCTCGTGAAGAATTAGAACATTTTGAACTCGTAAATCAGTGGTTAGAAAAACGTCACATACCCCTCGCGCCTTTACCACCACCGCCTTACGGTGCGGGGTTAAAAGCGGCTGTACGTCCTCAAGAACCCGAACGTTTTCTAGATTCCTTACTTGTCACAGGTTTAATCGAAGCCAGAAGCCACGAACGCTTGGGACTATTGGCAATACACTGTCCTGAGCCAGAATTAGCTAAATTTTACAAAGGTTTAATGGCATCTGAGGCACGACACTTTGGTACATACTGGGTTTTAGCTGACACATATTTTGATCGAGAAATTGTTAGTCAAAGACTAAATGAATTAGCTATTGTGGAAAGTGAGTTATTAGAAAATTTACACCCAGAACCGAGAATTCATAGTTAG
- a CDS encoding VOC family protein: MQLQLTHIRLLVSNYHECFLFYRDALGFVIDWGDENSGYAELHTGDYIKLALFRKELMAEAVPSAYQPSAVECHNKVALVFSVDNVDDLYYHLKEHNAIIVTQPLNRPEWGLRTAHVRDPDGNLIEIFSNMSN, from the coding sequence ATGCAGCTACAGTTAACACATATCAGGTTGCTCGTCTCCAACTACCACGAATGTTTTTTGTTTTACCGTGATGCGCTAGGATTTGTCATCGATTGGGGTGATGAAAATAGTGGCTACGCTGAACTGCACACTGGAGACTATATTAAACTAGCTTTATTCAGAAAGGAATTAATGGCAGAAGCCGTTCCCAGCGCTTACCAACCTTCGGCTGTGGAATGTCACAACAAAGTCGCTCTTGTTTTCTCCGTAGATAATGTAGATGATTTGTACTATCATCTCAAAGAACATAATGCCATCATCGTCACCCAACCCCTAAATCGCCCAGAATGGGGACTCAGAACCGCACACGTCCGCGATCCTGATGGTAATTTAATAGAAATATTTAGCAATATGAGCAATTGA
- a CDS encoding XisI protein, which produces MAKVEEYRQLVQELLQAYSEIKASNEDVEAELIFDHQRDRYQVVHVGWSNKRRIYGCILHLDIKNEKIWIQHDGTEGGIANELTSRGVPKQDIVLAFHSPFKRQFTEFAVS; this is translated from the coding sequence ATGGCAAAAGTAGAAGAGTATCGTCAACTAGTTCAAGAACTCTTACAGGCTTACAGCGAAATTAAAGCTAGTAATGAAGATGTGGAAGCTGAGTTAATTTTTGACCATCAAAGAGACCGCTATCAAGTGGTTCATGTCGGCTGGTCAAATAAACGGCGGATTTATGGTTGTATCTTACATCTAGATATTAAAAACGAAAAAATCTGGATTCAGCACGATGGAACTGAAGGAGGTATCGCCAATGAACTTACCAGTCGAGGTGTACCCAAACAAGATATTGTCCTAGCTTTTCATTCCCCCTTCAAGCGACAATTTACTGAGTTTGCTGTCAGCTAA
- a CDS encoding XisH family protein, producing MAAKDIFHDAVRHALEKEGWLITNVTKCD from the coding sequence ATGGCGGCAAAGGATATTTTTCATGATGCAGTCAGACACGCTTTAGAGAAAGAAGGGTGGTTGATTACTAACGTTACAAAGTGCGACTAA
- a CDS encoding HigA family addiction module antitoxin gives MARPPIHPGEILADELTELGMSASDLARVLHVPKNRITEIINGKRGITADTALRLGQYFGTGGELWLNLQKNYELKLAQQTLGKTIEETILPRVQS, from the coding sequence ATGGCGCGTCCACCTATCCATCCTGGAGAGATTCTGGCTGATGAACTTACAGAACTTGGGATGAGCGCGAGTGATTTGGCTCGTGTTCTCCATGTTCCTAAAAATAGAATCACCGAAATTATTAATGGAAAAAGGGGAATAACAGCTGATACAGCTTTGCGATTAGGACAATATTTCGGAACTGGTGGAGAATTATGGTTAAATCTTCAGAAGAACTATGAGCTGAAGCTAGCTCAACAAACACTAGGTAAAACAATTGAGGAAACAATTCTACCTCGTGTACAGAGTTGA
- a CDS encoding type II toxin-antitoxin system RelE/ParE family toxin yields MSSSDEYPKYKDKKTEKFALGERVREFQSFERQAQKRLDILEAAPNKEALMQLPSNRFESLGGDRTGQYSIRINDQWRICFNWPDDFLQPFNIEITDYH; encoded by the coding sequence ATGTCTTCGTCAGATGAATACCCTAAATACAAAGATAAAAAGACGGAGAAATTCGCTTTAGGAGAAAGGGTTAGAGAATTTCAATCTTTTGAAAGACAGGCGCAGAAACGACTTGATATCTTAGAAGCAGCCCCTAACAAAGAAGCTTTAATGCAATTACCAAGCAATCGTTTTGAATCATTGGGAGGAGATAGAACAGGTCAGTACAGCATCCGAATTAATGATCAATGGAGAATTTGTTTTAACTGGCCTGATGATTTTCTTCAACCCTTCAATATAGAAATTACAGATTATCACTAG
- a CDS encoding GNAT family N-acetyltransferase, with protein MNSYYKDFLIRNWQKSDRTKAAAVIGYVLSEYGLGWEPKGADRDVLEVEDFYLATGGEFWVIEHQSQIVGTGAYYPVKRGEKAVEIRKMYLLSSVRGLGLGKYLLQQLETAIAFRGFQQIWIETASVLVEAVKLYENNGYLPATGVETARCDRVYVKYL; from the coding sequence ATGAACAGCTACTACAAAGACTTTTTAATTCGTAACTGGCAAAAAAGCGATCGCACTAAAGCCGCCGCAGTCATCGGTTACGTGTTATCGGAATACGGTTTGGGTTGGGAACCCAAAGGTGCTGATCGCGATGTCTTGGAAGTTGAGGATTTTTACTTAGCTACCGGGGGTGAATTTTGGGTAATTGAACACCAAAGTCAAATAGTTGGTACGGGGGCATACTACCCAGTTAAACGCGGGGAAAAGGCTGTAGAAATCAGGAAAATGTATCTTTTATCCAGCGTGAGAGGTTTGGGTTTAGGGAAGTATTTATTACAACAACTAGAAACAGCGATCGCCTTCCGTGGTTTTCAGCAAATTTGGATTGAAACAGCTAGCGTGTTAGTAGAAGCAGTCAAGTTATATGAAAACAATGGTTATCTACCAGCTACAGGTGTAGAAACAGCCAGATGCGATCGAGTGTATGTGAAATACCTATAA
- a CDS encoding VOC family protein produces the protein MQITQSLHTAILVTDLERSENFYTQVLGLSKIGRSLKYPGAWYQIGNYQIHLIVASDVPTDNPNEKWGRNPHIAFSVVDLEIAKQELLDQNYPIQPSASGRPAIFLQDPDGNIIELSQE, from the coding sequence ATGCAGATTACTCAAAGTCTCCATACAGCCATTCTCGTCACCGACCTAGAACGCTCCGAAAATTTCTACACTCAAGTGTTGGGACTATCTAAAATCGGCCGTTCACTGAAATATCCTGGTGCATGGTATCAAATCGGTAATTACCAAATTCACCTGATAGTTGCATCTGATGTTCCTACCGACAACCCCAACGAAAAATGGGGACGTAACCCCCATATCGCCTTTTCTGTAGTTGACTTGGAAATAGCTAAACAAGAATTACTTGATCAAAATTATCCCATTCAACCCAGCGCTTCCGGTCGCCCAGCAATTTTCCTGCAAGACCCTGATGGGAATATTATTGAATTAAGTCAGGAGTAA
- a CDS encoding acetyltransferase, with protein sequence MFLARTISSALTAIILAFAISTQIHIQSALASGGTCNPTANNLPICPSTVLSESASFLDPTAIITNPTNIILGEKVFVAPFAELNATNAPIRIDADSNVQDQVKITASGTGVEIGPRVIMAHMATIKGAAKIGTQGFTGPFTDPVTYTQFSNTIPETFLAFNCEIDGAIVERNTVVNFLARVGPGVTLPAGKVVLPGKNITTNLQATSGSLGKVANLTQADVALMEGIIEVNEAFAKGYTELARADLSNVKGINYAPVTFFNSGGLPQIGGSPTRDPNFRNRIIGNIVLQDSLATLGNKLANRISLRADEGEPFNVGQIAGMANDVVFHALETTSLTLGNGIGYGPRALVHGGRQVVNGVANGAETSIGDAVGLAPNSVIFRSVIGNRSAVGQRSAVFNSTLAPRTHVGSRVIYADNGSLISSVEW encoded by the coding sequence ATGTTCCTAGCTCGCACAATTTCTAGTGCTTTAACTGCAATTATCTTAGCGTTTGCCATCAGTACACAGATACATATACAATCCGCCCTTGCCTCTGGAGGAACGTGTAACCCAACGGCAAATAATCTACCTATATGCCCAAGTACAGTACTTTCAGAATCAGCAAGTTTTCTTGATCCAACTGCGATAATCACCAATCCCACAAATATTATCTTGGGTGAAAAAGTCTTTGTTGCCCCATTTGCCGAGTTAAACGCTACTAATGCTCCTATTAGGATCGATGCAGATTCTAATGTCCAAGACCAAGTAAAAATCACAGCTTCGGGAACGGGAGTGGAGATTGGCCCGCGTGTGATTATGGCACATATGGCCACGATCAAAGGTGCAGCCAAAATAGGTACTCAAGGTTTCACCGGGCCTTTTACTGACCCAGTTACCTATACTCAGTTCAGCAACACTATTCCAGAGACATTTCTTGCCTTCAACTGTGAAATAGACGGTGCAATTGTAGAAAGAAACACGGTAGTCAACTTTCTGGCGCGGGTTGGCCCTGGTGTTACCTTACCTGCTGGTAAAGTTGTCCTACCTGGTAAAAACATCACAACTAACCTACAAGCTACTAGCGGTAGCTTGGGGAAAGTAGCTAATCTAACACAAGCTGACGTTGCATTAATGGAAGGCATCATTGAAGTTAATGAAGCATTTGCTAAAGGTTACACAGAATTAGCTAGAGCAGACTTGTCAAACGTAAAAGGAATAAATTACGCTCCAGTCACCTTTTTTAATTCTGGAGGTTTACCGCAGATAGGTGGAAGTCCAACTCGTGATCCAAACTTTCGTAACCGCATTATCGGCAATATCGTTTTACAAGATTCTTTAGCAACACTTGGCAACAAACTAGCTAATAGAATTTCGCTACGTGCTGATGAGGGTGAACCTTTTAATGTTGGGCAAATTGCTGGGATGGCAAACGATGTTGTATTCCATGCTTTAGAAACAACTAGCTTGACTCTTGGTAATGGTATTGGTTATGGGCCTCGCGCTCTAGTTCATGGAGGTAGGCAGGTTGTCAATGGTGTTGCTAATGGTGCTGAGACTAGCATAGGCGATGCCGTTGGGTTAGCACCAAACTCTGTTATATTCCGTTCAGTTATTGGCAACAGATCAGCAGTTGGACAAAGAAGCGCAGTCTTCAATTCTACATTAGCTCCCAGAACCCATGTCGGTTCTAGGGTAATCTATGCCGACAACGGCAGCCTAATTTCATCTGTGGAGTGGTAA
- a CDS encoding recombinase family protein → MKIIAYIYTDPLLDASPGEINWEWDVERVYEDLGKRSQLVKLLTDCQTEPPDYLIMRHLSELGDNVEEVSDRLNQLEAMGVRVIATEQAYNSGTDHLRADLLKLLQEIQLQQRSNRIRQGHARNRLDAAPPPGKAPYGYRRGKEKYIIDRTTAPVVKDFFEHFLLYGSLRGSVRYLGKKYGKKISVTTGKRWLTNPVYRGDTAYHNGEIISDTHIAVISRDEAAQIDRLLRRNSRLPSRTASAPRSLAGLVVCQQCQSHMTVTRVTQRHQDQEYLYLRPINCPQHPKCRAIAYQEILERTIAKVCCDLPLAVAGINFPQLNTVKNSLKEAIATQQEILQKLPNLVETGILDPETAKLRAYKLHTEISALQAKLATLPPVNLLSVAQAVSIPQFWLDLSEAERRFYFREFISQIAIIRQNQDWDLQVIFIF, encoded by the coding sequence ATGAAAATCATTGCCTATATTTATACTGATCCTTTACTAGATGCTTCCCCTGGAGAGATTAATTGGGAGTGGGATGTAGAACGGGTGTATGAAGATTTGGGCAAGCGATCGCAATTAGTAAAATTATTGACAGATTGCCAAACTGAACCGCCGGATTATTTGATTATGCGTCATTTGTCCGAATTGGGTGATAATGTTGAAGAAGTGAGCGATCGCCTCAATCAACTAGAAGCAATGGGTGTAAGAGTCATTGCTACAGAACAAGCTTACAACTCAGGCACAGATCATTTGCGTGCAGACTTACTGAAATTGTTACAAGAAATTCAACTTCAGCAACGTAGTAACCGCATTCGTCAAGGACACGCTCGTAATCGTCTGGATGCTGCACCACCTCCAGGTAAAGCACCCTATGGCTATCGTCGAGGTAAAGAAAAATATATCATTGATCGCACTACTGCCCCAGTAGTTAAGGATTTTTTTGAACACTTTTTACTGTATGGTTCTTTGCGGGGTTCCGTGCGTTACTTAGGGAAAAAATACGGGAAGAAAATTTCTGTGACTACGGGTAAACGTTGGCTAACTAATCCTGTTTACCGGGGTGATACGGCTTATCACAATGGGGAAATTATCTCTGATACCCATATTGCCGTCATTTCTAGAGATGAAGCAGCTCAAATTGATAGACTCTTACGCCGTAATAGTCGCTTACCCTCCCGAACAGCCAGCGCACCTCGTTCTCTAGCTGGTTTAGTTGTCTGTCAGCAGTGTCAGTCACACATGACAGTTACTCGCGTCACTCAACGCCATCAAGATCAAGAGTACTTATACTTACGTCCAATTAACTGCCCTCAACACCCCAAATGTCGAGCTATTGCTTACCAGGAAATTTTAGAGAGGACAATTGCCAAGGTTTGCTGTGACTTACCCTTAGCAGTCGCAGGAATCAATTTTCCCCAGTTAAATACTGTTAAAAATAGTTTAAAGGAAGCGATCGCCACTCAACAAGAGATACTGCAAAAGTTACCTAACTTAGTGGAAACTGGTATTTTAGACCCAGAGACGGCTAAATTAAGAGCCTATAAACTCCATACAGAAATTTCCGCACTCCAAGCAAAATTAGCCACCCTCCCACCAGTCAACTTACTTTCTGTTGCTCAAGCAGTTTCCATTCCTCAATTCTGGTTAGACTTATCAGAAGCCGAGCGTAGATTCTACTTCCGCGAATTTATCAGCCAAATTGCCATCATCCGCCAAAATCAAGATTGGGATTTGCAAGTAATCTTTATTTTTTAG
- a CDS encoding PepSY domain-containing protein — MTTNHIPTGLTYPKLRAIAFHTHRWLGLIAGILLCIAGVTGSILVFWHEIDGAVLAAQFGLVVPTGELLSPMAIAETVKAAYASKGLTLSSLRFPDRLDKPYVVSLLDAANHYLQVFVNPYTGKIIGDRQWETSWIGMIYGLHYKLLAGDTGTLIMGVVALLTVIINLTGIVLWPGWRKLATGFKIKWNAHIKRRNFDLHKVAGIVTGTFLVLIGFTGFAWNVPQAQVTAGIYAITLTNKPADPISQLIPGQSPLPITELIQRANAVVPNAKTTYIFFANKPESPFLVAKKQSQETSKYGNTRIYLDQFTGKVIQLQNGVKPSRAEAILNQFGSVHFGTFGGLPTRILYVFVGLTPLLLLITGLIMWLYRQNPDGGKR; from the coding sequence ATGACTACCAATCATATCCCAACTGGGTTAACCTATCCCAAACTTAGAGCGATCGCCTTCCATACTCATCGCTGGCTAGGCTTAATCGCTGGTATTCTCTTGTGTATTGCAGGTGTCACGGGAAGTATCCTGGTGTTCTGGCACGAAATCGATGGTGCAGTTCTAGCAGCACAATTTGGCCTGGTTGTGCCGACTGGAGAGTTGTTGTCTCCTATGGCGATCGCTGAAACTGTCAAAGCTGCCTATGCCAGCAAAGGCTTAACTCTGAGTAGCCTTCGTTTCCCTGATCGTCTTGACAAGCCTTATGTAGTATCGCTGTTAGATGCAGCAAATCACTATTTACAAGTGTTTGTCAATCCTTACACGGGAAAAATTATAGGCGATCGCCAGTGGGAAACTAGTTGGATTGGGATGATTTACGGGCTACACTACAAACTCCTCGCAGGCGACACAGGTACACTGATCATGGGTGTTGTCGCTCTGTTGACAGTAATTATCAATCTGACAGGAATAGTATTATGGCCTGGTTGGCGCAAACTGGCCACAGGCTTCAAAATCAAATGGAATGCACATATCAAAAGGCGCAATTTTGATCTGCATAAAGTGGCAGGGATTGTGACAGGTACTTTTCTTGTCTTGATTGGCTTTACAGGGTTCGCTTGGAATGTCCCTCAAGCTCAAGTCACAGCAGGTATCTATGCCATAACTCTGACAAACAAGCCTGCTGATCCTATTTCTCAATTGATTCCTGGTCAGTCACCGTTACCTATTACCGAACTGATACAACGAGCTAATGCAGTAGTTCCCAATGCTAAAACTACCTATATTTTCTTTGCTAACAAACCGGAATCTCCATTTCTCGTTGCTAAAAAGCAGTCTCAGGAAACCAGTAAATACGGCAATACCAGAATCTATCTCGATCAATTTACAGGTAAAGTGATTCAGTTGCAAAATGGAGTCAAACCATCTCGTGCAGAAGCAATCTTGAATCAGTTTGGTTCGGTTCACTTCGGTACTTTTGGCGGTTTACCAACTCGTATTCTCTACGTCTTTGTCGGTTTAACTCCGTTGTTGCTGTTGATTACAGGCTTGATTATGTGGTTATATCGTCAAAATCCCGATGGTGGGAAAAGATAG